A DNA window from Brassica napus cultivar Da-Ae chromosome C1, Da-Ae, whole genome shotgun sequence contains the following coding sequences:
- the LOC125580567 gene encoding uncharacterized protein LOC125580567 produces the protein MNLRSKGSTNLAPRVDNIKALERELGRQRREREKQAHLHRLGLEMERNPNQPEGVYEVDDHRQNVQGVPPGAAQEEHGQGAANLRPQNQQRRGRSIGTYDQPNINGNRLGIRAPPVANNNFEIKSSLINMIENNKYHGLALEDPLDHLDRFDKYCGLSKTNGVSEDAFKLRLFPFSLGDKAHTWEKNISSDTITTWDECKKAFLNKFFSATRTANLRNQISGFQQRGLEGFLDAWERFRSYLSQCPHHGFNNESLLSTFYRGVLPKFKSQLDTASNGNFLGRTVEDALELLENMAQSDSVYNDEYDRRDRGGGGEDMTTKRELKALQDKIDMLLSEKTKKEELHMVAEVDGVECQEDMYYVNAQGTWYKKEPDYQYQNNYQQKPFYNNQQKPFNNYQPRPFYNNQPKPFYNNNQGGYQPKQNFPPGFSPKPSQPAQDQAGSSTQPPQESSTEAMLKQLLEGQARSEKQLGYELKNLHNKIDGNYHDLNNKFKALENQFVSMTASSSRQQGSLPGKPEQNPKETIKAITLRSGRELPPKVLIKDNEKQGGEVVINVDDDVVIVDEKTNEEILEKIVEAKGKRKIGEEKVENKNEAATSTKEKLFTPPPYEPKLPFPGRFKKQLLEKYKALFDKQMSEVQLTMPIIDAFMLVPQYSKFLKDAVEQKKKEMEGMVILTHECSAIIQRLTVPRKLEDPGSFTLPCAIGPLTFERCLCDLGASVSLMPLSIAKKLGFTQYKKCKISLVLADRSVKLPIGILEDLPVKIGNCEVPTDFVVLEMDEEPRDPLIFGRPFLATAGAMVNVRDGTIDLHLEKDHTLHFDIKEMMKKPTTQGEIFYIDEMDALADDFLEELAIEDSLQHALTIEREIQMIEKKESDELVRRLDVHLEEDGKDDFMELPQVTQHAASADIQENLHEADWSELKAPKVELKPLPHGVRYAFLGPNETYPVIVSSELTENELSMLLNELKKYRKALGYSLDDIKGISPSLCMHRIHLEDESKTSIEHQRRLNPNLKDVVKKEIIKLLDAGVIYPISDSNWVSPVHVVPKKGGITVVKNENDELIPTRTITGHRMCIDYRKLNAASRKDHFPLPFIDQMLERLANHPYYCFLDGYSGFFQIPIHPNDQEKTTFTCPYGTFAYRRMPFGLCNAPATFQRAMMSIFSDLIEDVMEVFMDDFSVYGSSFATCLSNLCRVLQRCEDTNLVLNWEKCHFMVKEGIVLGHKVSEKGIEVDKAKIDVMVGLAPPRTVKDIRSFLGHAGFYRRFIKDFSKIARPLTKLLCKEIIFNFDEECLEAFKKLKEELTSAPIVQPPDWSLPFEIMCDASDYAVGAVLGQKKDKKTHVIYYASRTLDDAQMKYATTEKELLAIVYAFEKFRSYLVGSKVIVYTDHAALRHLLAKKDAKPRLLRWILILQEFDLEIKDKPGVENGVADHLSRLRVECGIPIDEGLPEEQIMAIEAMVTACETGRKIEEMKAIDETGPWYADLVNYLACGREPLNLTGYARKKFFKDVKRYYWDEPYLYTLCKDQIYRRVVAQEEVEGILTHCHGSAYGGHFATFKTVSKVLQAGFWWPHMFKDTQEFVSRCDPCQRRGNITKRNEMPQNPILEVEVFDVWGIDFMGPFPSSYGNEYILVAVDYVSKWVEAIASPTNDAKVVLKMFKSIIFPRFGVPRVVISDGGTHFINKLFENLLKKNGVKHKVATAYHPQTSGQVEISNREIKSILEKTVGTTRKDWSTKLDDALWAYRTAFKTPLGTTPFNLVYGKACHLPVELEYKALWAVKMLNFDIKSAKEKRLFQLHELDEIRLDAFENSRIYKEKTKAFHDKKILKREFNIGDQVLLFNSRLKLFPGKLKSRWSGPFKIKEVRPYGAIVLWNKTGGDFTVNGQRVKLYMAATPEKEGTSVPLTDPKPA, from the coding sequence ATGAACTTGAGAAGCAAAGGATCAACAAATCTTGCACCAAGAGTGGACAACATCAAAGCCTTAGAAAGAGAGTTGggaagacagagaagagaaagagaaaagcaaGCCCACTTACATAGATTGGGGCTTGAGATGGAGAGAAACCCGAATCAACCGGAAGGTGTCTATGAAGTTGATGATCATAGACAAAATGTCCAAGGAGTTCCTCCTGGAGCTGCTCAAGAGGAACATGGCCAAGGAGCTGCAAACCTTAGGCCTCAAAATCAACAACGCCGGGGAAGATCCATTGGCACTTATGATCAACCTAACATAAATGGGAATAGGTTGGGCATTAGGGCACCGCCAGTTGCCAACAACAATTTCGAGATCAAGTCCAGCCTCATCAACATGATTGAAAACAACAAGTACCATGGACTTGCCTTGGAAGACCCACTAGATCACCTTGACAGATTTGATAAGTACTGTGGcttgtcaaaaacaaatggagtttcagaggatgctttcaagctcagattgtttcccttctctttgggagacaaggctcacacttgggagaaaaacatctcaagtgatactatcaccacttgggatgaatgCAAGAAGGCCTTCCTCAACAAGTTCTTCTCAGCTACAAGGACTGCCAACCTTAGAAATCAGATCTCTGGTTTTCAACAAAGAGGACTTGAAGGATTTTTAGACGCATGGGAGAGATTCAGAAGCTACCTGTCTCAATGTCCCCACCATGGCTTCAACAATGAGAgcttgctaagcactttctacaGAGGAGTCTTGCCTAAATTCAAAAGCCAGCTTGACACTGCAAGCAATGGAAACTTCTTGGGGAGGACTGTGGAAGATGCTTTAGAACTCTTGGAGAACATGGCACAGAGTGACTCTGTCTACAATGATGAATATGATAGAAGAGAcagaggtggtggaggagaagatATGACCACAAAGAGAGAGCTGAAAGCACTTCAAGACAAGATTGACATGCTACTATCAGAAAAGACCAAGAAAGAGGAGTTACATATGGTTGCTGAAGTTGATGGAGTAGAATGCCAAGAAGATATGTACTATGTCAATGCTCAGGGTACATGGTACAAGAAGGAGCCTGACTATCAATACcagaacaactaccaacagaaacccttctacaacaaccaacagaagccattcaacaactaccagccaagaccattctacaacaatcagcctaagccattctacaacaacaaccaagGTGGTTACCAACCCAAACAGAACTTCCCTCCTGGATTCTCACCAAAACCAAGTCAACCTGCACAAGACCAAGCTGGATCATCAACACAACCTCCACAAGAGAGTAGTACTGAAGCTATGCTGAAACAATTATTGGAGGGACAAGCAAGAAGTGAGAAACAATTAGGGTATGAGCTGAAAAATCTCCacaacaagattgatgggaattaccatgatctaaacaacaagttcaaagccttggagaaccagtttgtctctatgacagccagctcaagtcgccaacaaggttccCTACCTGGAAAGCCTGAACAAAACCCAAAGGAGACAATAAAGGCAATCACCCTAAGGAGTGGAAGAGAGTTGCCTCCTAAAGTTCTCATTAAGGATAATGAGAAACAAGGTGGGGAGGTGGTCATCaatgtagatgatgatgtggtgaTTGTGGATGAGAAGACTAATgaggaaatcttggagaagatagttgaAGCTAAGGGCAAGAGAAAGATTGGAGAGGAGAAAGTTGAGAACAAAAATGAGGCTGCTACATCAACAAAAGAGAAATTGTTcactcctcctccctatgagccaaagcttccctttcctggaagattcaagaagcaactcctagagaagtacaaagccttgtttgacaagcaaatgagtgaagttcagctcaccatgcccataattgatgcatttatgctggttccacaatacagcaagttcttgaaagatgctgtagaacaaaagaagaaagagatggaagggATGGTGATTCTTACTCATGAGTGCAGCGCCATTATTCAGAGACTGACTGTCCCAAGGAAGCTAGAAGACCCTGGTAGTTTCACCCTGCCATGCGCCATTGGACCTTTGACATTTGAGAGATGTCTATgtgatttgggagcaagtgtcagcctcatgccactatccattgccaagaagcttgggtttacacaatataaaaagtgCAAGATCTCTTTGGTGCTAGCTGATCGATCTGTCAAGCTCCCCATTGGCATCCTAGAAGATCTTCCTGTCAAGATAGGAAATTGTGAAGTGCCTACTGACTTTGTAGTGCTTGAGATGGATGAAGAGCCTAGAGATCCTTTGATCTTTGGAAGACCTTTCTTGGCAACTGCTGGAGCAATGGTGAATGTGAGAGATGGCACAATTGATCTCCACCTTGAAAAAGATCACACTCTCCATTTTGAtatcaaggagatgatgaagaagcccaCAACTCAAGGAGAAATATTCTACATTGATGAGATGGATGCCTTGGCTGATGATTTCCTTGAGGAGTTAGCTATTGAGGACTCTCTCCAACATGCCCTGACCATTGAAAGAGAGATCCAAATGATTGAAAAAAAGGAGAGTGATGAGCTAGTAAGAAGGCTAGATGTTCACCTTGAGGAGGATGGAAAAGATGACTTCATGGAGTTGCCACAAGTGACTCAACATGCTGCCTCAGCAGACATTCAAGAGAACCTCCATGAAGCTGATTGGAGTGAGCTCAAggcaccaaaagtggagcttaaacctcttccccatggtgtaaggtatgctttccttggacctaatgagacatatcctgtcattgtgagtagtgagctgactgagaatgaattgtctatgcttttaaatgaacttaaaaagtatagaaaagcactaggatactcacttgatgacattaaaggaatctcaccatctttgtgcatgcataggatacatctagaggatgaatctaaaacttcaattgaacaccaaagaagattaaatcctaatttgaaagatgttgttaaaaaagagataatcaaattgttagatgcTGGTGTGATCTATCCTATCTCTGATAGCAATTGGGTTTCACCTGTGCATGTAGTTCCTAAAAAGGGTGGCATAACAGTTGTTAAGAACGAAAATGATGAgttaataccaacaagaacaataactggacataggatgtgcattgactatcgaaaactgaatgcagcctctagaaaggatcatttccctTTACCATTCATTGATCAGATGTTAGAGAGGCTAGCTAACCATCCCTattattgtttccttgatggatactctggatttttccaaatccctatacacccaaatgaccaagagaaaacgacattcacttgtccttatggtacctttgcatatcgaaggatgccatttggactgtgcaatgcaccagcaacattccaaagagcaatgatgtcgattttctctgatcttattgaggatgtaatggaggtgtttatggatgatttttctgtatacggttcttcgtttgctacttgtttgtcaaatctttgcagggtattacagagatgtgaggacactaacctggtgctcaattgggagaagtgtcacttcatggtcaaggaagggattgttCTTGGACACAAAGTTTCTGAGAAAGGAATTGAAGTGGACAAAGCCAAGATAGATGTCATGGTTGGTCTAGCTCCACCAAGAACAGTGAAGGATATAAGAAGCTTCCTTGGCCATGCTGGTTTCTACAGAAGGTTCATCAAAGACTTCTCCAaaatagctagaccattgaccaAGCTGCTGTGCAAGGAGATCATCTTCAACTTTGATGAAGAATGCCTAGAAGCCTTTAAGAAGCTGAAGGAGGAGCTCACCAGTGCCCCAATAGTTCAACCACCAGATTGGAGTCTACCCTTCGAAATCATGTGCGACGccagtgactatgctgtgggggCAGTCTTGGGGCaaaagaaggacaagaagacacatgtgatctactatgctaGTAGAACACTTGATGATGCCCAAATGAAGTATGCCACAACTGAGAAGGAGCTGTTGGCAATTGTCTATGCCTTCGAGAAGTTCAGGAGCTACCTGGTAGGGTCTAAGGTCATTGTAtacactgatcatgctgcaCTGCGACATCTACTAGCCAAGAAGGATGCCAAGCCAAGGCTGCTCAGATGGATATTAATACTACAAGAGTTTGATCTCGAAATCAAGGACAAGCCAGGAGtggagaatggtgtagctgatcacctTTCAAGATTAAGAGTGGAGTGTGGGATTCCTATTGATGAGGGACTCCCTGAAGAGCAGATTATGGCTATAGAAGCAATGGTCACAGCTTGTGAGACTGGAAGGAAGATTGAAGAAATGAAGGCAATTGATGAAACAGGCCCATGGTATGCTGATCTAGTGAACTACTTGGCATGTGGAAGGGAACCATTGAATCTGACAGGCTATGCAAGGAAGAAGTTCTtcaaggatgtgaagagatactactgggaCGAGCCTTACCTCTACACTCTTTGCAAAGATCAAATCTATAGAAGAGTAGTAGCTCAAGAGGAGGTGGAAGGAATCCTCACACACTGccatggatcagcctatggagGTCACTTTGCCACCTTCAAGACTGTCTCCAAGGTGCTACAAGCAGGATTTTGGTGGCCCCATATGTTCAAAGACACACAAGAGTTTGTGTCAAGGTGTGACCCATGCCAAAGGAGAGGGAACATCACcaagagaaatgagatgcctcaaaatccTATCTTGGAAGTggaagtgtttgatgtgtggggcattgacttcatgggaccattcccatcTTCCTATGGTAATGAATACATTCTTGTTGCTGTggattatgtctccaaatgggtggaagctataGCCAGCCCAACCAATGATGCTAAGGTTGTcctcaagatgttcaagagcattatcttcccaaggtttggagtcccaagagttgtgatcagtgatggaggcacccacttcatcaacaaacttTTTGAGAACCTTCTTAAGAAGAATGGTGTCaagcacaaggtggcaactgcttatcatccccaaacaagtggccaagttgagatttccAACAGGGAGATAAAGTCCATTTTGGAGAAGACTGTGGGGAcaacaaggaaggattggtctacaaagcttgatgatgcactttgggccTATAGGACTGCTTTCAAGACACCCTTGGGAACCACTCCCTTCAATCTTGTCtatgggaaagcttgccatctgccagtggagcttgagtacaaggcattaTGGGCTGTTAAgatgctgaactttgacatcaagagtgccaaagaGAAAAGACTTTTCCAACtccatgagcttgatgagattcgacttgatgcttttgagaactcaaggattTACAAAGAAAAGACCAAGGCATTCCATGACAAGAAGATCCTGAAGAGGGAGTTCAACATTGGAGATCAAGTGTTGCTCTTCAACTCTCGATTGAAGTTGTTCCCTGGAAAACTTAAGTCAAGATGGTCCGGCCCTTTCAAGATCAAAGAAGTGaggccatatggagcaattGTGCTTTGGAACAAGACCGGTGGGGACTTTACAGTGAATGGGCAAAGAGTCAAGCTGTACATGGCGGCCACACCTGAGAAGGAAGGAACCTCGGTTCCACTTACCGATCCCAAACCAGCCTAA